One Candidatus Woesebacteria bacterium genomic window, TAAGTTGCAGCATCTCTCCCCAATTAGACCGCATTGAATTGGAGATTGTGCTGAAACTTTTCCTTGCGCCAGGGACAACAAAAGAAATAAGCTGGCAAGGAAGGTAATTATATTTTTTCTCATCTTCTTATTTTAACAAATTGCAAAACATTAAAACAGTTGTAGTTGGTATAATGATCTAAGATTATGACGATGTCAAAAGCCCGCTTGTTGATTTTGCTAAGAAAAGTCTTTTTTCTTTTGTTTTTGGTCTCATTTTTTTATCTTTTTAAAAATGTTGTTTTTGCTCAAACCTGTCCCACTACTGATTATGATTGCCAGATAAGAGAAATTCAAAAAGAAATTGATCTTTTAAAACCCGCTCATGAGAAAAATAAAGCTGAGCTTGATGGTCTTAAAAAGCAACTTGCCAATCTTGATAAAAGAATTAAAAATCTTTCTTTGAAATTGAAGGAAAATGAAGCTGAGATAGAAAAAAGGGAAGAGGATTTAGCTTATGCCAAAGAAATTTTCAATCAGAAAGCAAACAGCCATTATCGCTTTTTAAGGCTTTATGATCCGATTATTCCCTTTCTTTCAGCCCCTTTAGCCTCAGAGGCTTTTAAGGAAATTAATTTCAGGCAGAGAGCGATTGATGATGACAGGCGGACGATGGAAAAATATGCTCAAGATCTTTTGGAACTTAAAAGTGATAGAGAAACTTTGGAGAAGAATAAGACTAGCCTTGCTTCTTTGAAAAAACAGGTTGATGAAAGAGCTACTTTTTTGGCAGGTGAGGTTGAAAAAACAGAAAAATATTTGGCTTCTTTGTCGGCAAAACAGGAGGCAATACTTGCAGCAAAAAGCGGCAGTTTTATTGCCAGTGTTGGAGATAGTGAACTTGCGGATGATTATTATGCTTCAATCAAAGGTTTTCGTGAAGCGGCACCTCCTGGTTCCTATGCTGTTTTTGCTTTTGGCGCTTATACCCATCGCAAAGGCATGAGCCAATATGGAGCAAGAGGAAGGGCTAATTCAGGGGCAAACTACAAAGATATTCTAAGGGCTTATTATGGCAAGGAACCGGTTAAAAAAGATACCGGTGGAACGATTAATGTTTCAGGAGTGGGAACGGTTGATTTTGAAGGATATTATCTTTTGGGAATTGCTGAAATGCCATCTACCTGGCATCCCGAAGCCTTGAAAGCTCAGGCGGTAGCAGCAAGAACTTATGCCTATCGTTATAAAGTTGAGGGAAGATCTATTTGTACAACTGAATCTTGTCAGGTTTTTAGGAAGTCAAAAGCTGATAATTCTCCTGAGGCTTGGAGAAAAGCGGTTGAAGAAACAAGAGGGGAGGTTTTGGAAGATGTAATTACTTTTTATTCCTCAACTGCAGGTGGGTATTTGACGACAATGGGTTGGGATACAACAGATGGCTCGGGTGGCGGAAATTTTCTTGATAAATCCTATGAGAAAATTGGTGGCTCGCCTTGGGTTTATAAGGCATGGTACACCAAAGACTATAGCCCCCAAAGTGATAAGTGTGGAAGAAGTAATCCTTGGTTAACAAGCGAGGAATTAGCAGACATTATCAATGCCGCGCGTTATCGTGATGAAAGAGTTACCCCTGTTACAACCGCTTGTTGGGGTGGCAATCCTTATTCTTATGAAGAATTAAGGCGAAAAGCCAATGGTCCATCAAGGGTAAATTCGGTTAGTGTAATTCAAGGTAATGGTTCAACCAGTAAGGTAATTTTTCAGACAGATATTGGCCAAATTGAATTGTCAGCTGATGAATTCAAAACCGCCTTTAATCTTCGCGCTCCCGGTTATCTTAAAATTCCCCAGAAAGGGTACACCTTCTTTAACATTGAAAAGAAGTAGTTTTGTGTATAAAAGTGGTATAATTGGCATATGGCAGATATTTATGTCTCTAAGCCTTTTGTCAAAAAGGAAGAAAAACAGGAAGAAGATGCTTTTCTTGATAAAAAGGAAAATTTGACTAAGAAAAAAAGACCAATTCCTTTCAAAGAAAGAAAGAGTTTAGATTTTAACCCCGTTACCTCGTTTTCTTTTCTGCCTAAGGGGGTTGATTTTGAGACGAAAAACAAAGGCGAAAAGGTGGTCTTGCTTTTAAGAAGGCATCCGATTACCAATTTACGCTGGATATTTTTGGCTATTTTAATGTCTCTTGCTCCTCTTCTACTTGCCAGTTTTCCAATTATTGATTTTCTACCTTCTAATTTTAGGTTTGTTGCAATACTTGGTTGGTATATGATTACTCTTGCTTTTGTTTTTGAAAGTTTTTTGAGCTGGTTTTTTAATGTCAATATAGTCACCGATGAAAGAATTGTGGATATTGATTTTGTAAACCTAATTTATAAGGAGATATCGGATGCTGATATTGATAAAATTCAGGATGTAACAGTTAAAGTTGGCGGTGTGGCACAAACAATGTTTAATTATGGAGATGTTTATATCCAAACAGCTTCAGAAAAGCCAAGGTTTGAATTTTTGTCGGTTCCCAAGCCTGAAGACGTGGCTAAAATTTTACAAGAGCTAAGAATAGAAGAAAAACAGGAAGAACTAGAAGGGAGGGTAAGCTAATGAATATTAATCCTTTTTCTTTTGAAGTTTGGTCAATTGTTAAATGGTTTTTTGTTTTTGCCTTTTTTCTTTATATTATTTTTTCCCTTGTTGTAATTAGGCAGGTTAGTTTAATGAATAAAACTTTGGATGTTCATTTTGAAAAGCCATTTACTCTTTTTGCCTACTTACATTTTTTCTTTGCGGTAGGGGTTTTTATTTTTGCCTTTTTAGTGCTTTGATAAATGGATCTAAAAAGTACCTCCTTTAAGGTTTTAGGAAGACCAAGAAGTGGCGGATGGGCAAGTGTTTATGAAAGCGATTCGGGCTTGATTTCTGATCCAAAAGGCCGTCTTTTTATAGTTGTTTCTTCAAACTTATCAGAAGATGTAGACGACATAATATCTTTTGGGAGAGACATACTAGTTGATCTTTATAAAGAATATTATAATCACGCATTAAGCAGCAATTTTTATGGCTTAAAAAATGCTGTTGAAAAAACTTACGCAAAATATAAGGATAGGTTTTCAGGTCTTGAGATGGGAGCGGCAAGCCTTTCTCGCGATGTTTTGAATTGCGCAGTTGTCGGAGGCGCTCAGGCGGGTGTCTTTCGCAACAAATTTTTGGTAAAGATTTTGGTTAGTTCATCACCTCAAGTGGTTTCAGCCTCAGGTTACCCGCGCGAAGATGATCTTTTTATCTTGGGAACAAGTGCTTTTTTCGAATGTTTTGAAAATTCCGATTTTGATTCTTTCTTAGAAAAAGAGAAAAGAGGAGAAGACGGTTTATCGTTATTAAGGGAAAAAGCTTCTTCGTTTTCAAATAGTTCAAGGCTTGCTGGTTCTTTTGTTTATTTTAGCTTGCAGTCCTTGAAAATTGAGGAGCCAATCAGGCTTGAGAAAAGAAAGACGATTTTTCAGATGGAAAGGTTTGTCAAAAGAGAGCTGTTTTTACCTCTTGAGAGAGTGATAAATAAAATTTTGACCAAAAGAGGAGATTCCAGTTTTCCAAGAAGAAAAATATATGTCCGTTCTACTTTTCAGGGGTTAGAAGACGCTCAGTCAAGAAAAAAAGGTTTTTCTTTGGCACTTTTTTTGATTATTTTTCTTTCCCTTTCAGTTTTAATCGGCTCCAAGCTTAAGGATGTAAAAGAAAAAAGAGCTTTTTATCAAGCTAAATTAGTTGATGCTTCATCTAAAGTGGAAGAGGCAAAAAAGATAGCTTCTTTAGATCCTGAAAAATCAAGGGAATTATTTTTCAAGGCAAAGGATGAGGTTTCTTTACTTAAAAACGAAGGAATAAAGGATAAAAAACTACAAGAATTAGATGAAGATATTAGAAAATCAGAGGAGAGTGTTTTGAAAGAATATCACTTGGAGCCAGAGCTTTTCTTGGACCTTACACTTTTAACCCAAGGTTTTAAAATTTCTCTTTTGAAAGCTGATGCCAATAATATTCTGGTTTTGGATAGAAATGGCAAAAGATTGGTAAAGATTTCTTTTGAGAATAAGAAAACAGGAGTTGTTTCAGGCCCCGATGATTTTGATAATTATCAGGATGTAGGTCTTTATAGCGGGGATATTTTTGTTTTGACTTCAAAGGCTATTTTTAATGTTAAAGACAACAAAAAAGAGCTTTCCCGCAATGATTTTGGGGATGATGCTTTAATTAATTTTTATGCTGGCAACGCCTATATTTTAGATAAAAATCCTTCAAGAATTTACAGACTTGCGCCTGACAAAGAAGGCTTTTCGCTGCCACAAATTTGGATGGGAGAGGGAATAAAAGTTGATTTTACGAGTGCCAAATATTGGTTTATAGATGGTTTTGTCTGGGTTTTAATAGACAATAACCAAATTTTGAAATTTAGCCGTGGTGTGCCGGAAAGGGTTTATTTAAAAGGTGTTTATCCTGCTCTTGAGGTCATTGATTCTATTTATTCAAACGATGAGTTGAAATTTGTTTATCTTTTGGATTCAAGAAATGGGAGGGTAGTGGTTGTTGACAAAAATGGCAATTATGTTTGCCAGTATGTGGCAGATAAAATAAAAAGTTCTAATTTTTTGGTGGTTTCAGAAAGCCAAAAGAAAGCGGTTTTTTCTCTGTCTGATGGTAAGCTTTATTCTTTTGACCTAAAGCATCTTTAAAACTTAAGTTTTTTGGTGGAGACGGAGGGATTTGAACCCTCATCCGAGAAAAAATACCTAAAAACTTCTACAGGTTTAGTCAGTATTGTTTTTTCCTCTGGGATTTACTTACTGACAAGAATTCCCAAAGTGAGGTTTTAATTTTTGAGCTTTAGCCTGAAAACCAACAAACTAAAGCCGATCTTGACTGGTTTACACCATCAAAAAGCGGTCAAGAAGCACTTTTTGAGATGCCAACTTAGGCAAACGCGTAAGCGTAGCCGGTTGGAGCGCTAACTTTTACGTTGTCGCTTGTTTTTTTAACCAATTTTTACAAGTTTGGTTAAACTTGACCTGCAGTTTTTAAAGTACTTTTTCCGTCGAGACCTGTCGTCCCCTTATTTATTAAAATCTTTAAGCTCTCTTTCCGCTTCTTTTTCGATATCTTGCCTTTTTAAGGCTTCTTTCTTTTCAAATTGCTTTTTGGGTTTTGCCAGAGATATCTCAACCTTGATATGACGGCCCTTATTATATATTTTTGTGGGTATCAAAGTCAATTTTTTGGCCTTTATTTTATTTTCCAAAGAAATAATTTCTCTTTTATGTAGAAGAAGTTTTCTTGATCTTGTCGGATTATCACTTTCACTAAAAATATTAGCGTTTATAAGATATGCTTCGCCGTTTATGATTTTGACAAAAGCATTGTTAAGATCAGCTCCTCTTTCTCTTAGGGCTTTAATTTCAACTCCAATAAGAGCAATCCCCGCCTCAAATCTTTCAAGCAGGGTATAATTAAAAGAAGCCTTTTTATTAATGATTTTCACCGGTTTTATTTTACACTAAATGCTTTTTGATTTTTTGTTTCCTAAAAGGTGCGTTTCCTGTCAGAAAAAAGTGGGCTATATTTGCAAATCTTGTCTTCGTTTGGTTAATAAAGCTTCTCCTTTTTGCCCTGTTTGTCTTGAGCCTTCAATTGATGGAGTAACTCATTTTAAATGCCTTAAAAAACTCTCGCTTGACGGAATAGTAGCAATTTGGCTTTACCGTGGAGTTATTAGAAAGGCGATTTTGGCTTTAAAATATAAATTTATTTCTGATTTGGCGCGGGATTTGGTTTCTCTTTCTCTTTTGAGTCTTAAAGATAATTATTCAATTTCTTCTTTGAAAAATGTAATTTTGGTGCCGATTCCGCTTAATAAGAAAAGATCTAATTGGCGCGGTTTTAATCAGACGGAGTTTTTGGGGAGGATGATAGCCTCCTCTTTTGGCTGGAAATTTTCTTCCAATTTGCTTTTGAGGAAGAAATTCACCAAACCTCAAGCTGGCCTTGGCAAGAAAGAAAGAAGGAAGAATGTTAAGGATGCTTTTGCTATTAACCCGCAATTTGCCAAGATCAAAAATGACAATCTAGAGGTGGTTATTCTTGATGATGTCTTTACCACAGGTTCAACTCTTAAGGAAGCTTGCAAAGTCTTAAAAAGAAATGGGTTTAAGACGGTTTGGGGACTTGTCTTGGCAAAGTCTTAGCTTTAGAAGATTTAATCCTTTTCCCAAAGCTTTCCTCCCACAATTGCTCCTTGTTTTTGAGCCTTGCCCATTGCTTCCTGAAGCTCGCTTAAGGTAATTTCTCTTCCTTCTTCTTTTGCTTTCTTTAATGCTTGGCAGATGGGACAATCGTCAAAATAGTCTTCAGAGGAGGAGATTAGAGTGAAAGCTGGCTCTTTTTTCTTTTTCTTCACAAGGACATTTTATTTTGGTGTTCTTTGTTTTACAAGAGTCTTTTTATTCCCTAAATTTTTCTTGAGTCGTATGCCCAGTGTAAAAGCGCTTGCCTTTGTTTTCTTCGGCAATTTAAGTTGCCGGGCATACAATTTTTCTTAATTTGTGCGATATGCCTTTTCATAGCTTGCCATCTTCTGATTTGCCTTAAATCGTCTTCGTGTCTTCTGCCCATAAAATAGCGGCAATACCATTGGAACCAGCCTCTTGGGTCGTCAGGATGAATCCAACCTTTTTTGCGCCAGACGGATAACGGCTGGCTTGCGTTTACGCCAAAAAAGTTTAGTTTTGGATCGTGCCTTTTAGGACATAATT contains:
- a CDS encoding Peptidoglycan hydrolase produces the protein MTMSKARLLILLRKVFFLLFLVSFFYLFKNVVFAQTCPTTDYDCQIREIQKEIDLLKPAHEKNKAELDGLKKQLANLDKRIKNLSLKLKENEAEIEKREEDLAYAKEIFNQKANSHYRFLRLYDPIIPFLSAPLASEAFKEINFRQRAIDDDRRTMEKYAQDLLELKSDRETLEKNKTSLASLKKQVDERATFLAGEVEKTEKYLASLSAKQEAILAAKSGSFIASVGDSELADDYYASIKGFREAAPPGSYAVFAFGAYTHRKGMSQYGARGRANSGANYKDILRAYYGKEPVKKDTGGTINVSGVGTVDFEGYYLLGIAEMPSTWHPEALKAQAVAARTYAYRYKVEGRSICTTESCQVFRKSKADNSPEAWRKAVEETRGEVLEDVITFYSSTAGGYLTTMGWDTTDGSGGGNFLDKSYEKIGGSPWVYKAWYTKDYSPQSDKCGRSNPWLTSEELADIINAARYRDERVTPVTTACWGGNPYSYEELRRKANGPSRVNSVSVIQGNGSTSKVIFQTDIGQIELSADEFKTAFNLRAPGYLKIPQKGYTFFNIEKK
- a CDS encoding tmRNA-binding protein SmpB; the encoded protein is MKIINKKASFNYTLLERFEAGIALIGVEIKALRERGADLNNAFVKIINGEAYLINANIFSESDNPTRSRKLLLHKREIISLENKIKAKKLTLIPTKIYNKGRHIKVEISLAKPKKQFEKKEALKRQDIEKEAERELKDFNK
- a CDS encoding Competence protein ComFC, which produces MLFDFLFPKRCVSCQKKVGYICKSCLRLVNKASPFCPVCLEPSIDGVTHFKCLKKLSLDGIVAIWLYRGVIRKAILALKYKFISDLARDLVSLSLLSLKDNYSISSLKNVILVPIPLNKKRSNWRGFNQTEFLGRMIASSFGWKFSSNLLLRKKFTKPQAGLGKKERRKNVKDAFAINPQFAKIKNDNLEVVILDDVFTTGSTLKEACKVLKRNGFKTVWGLVLAKS